A DNA window from Burkholderia sp. HI2500 contains the following coding sequences:
- the purH gene encoding bifunctional phosphoribosylaminoimidazolecarboxamide formyltransferase/IMP cyclohydrolase, translating into MIKQALISVSDKTGIVDFAKSLSDLGVKLLSTGGTAKLLADAGLPVTEVADYTGFPEMLDGRVKTLHPKVHGGILARRDLPEHMQALEQHGIPTIDLLVVNLYPFVATIAKDDCTLADAIENIDIGGPTMLRSAAKNHRDVTVVVDPADYAVVLDEMKANGNAVGYATNFRLATKVFAHTAQYDGAITNYLTSLTDELKHASRSAYPATLNLAFDKVQDLRYGENPHQSAAFYRDLATPAGALANYRQLQGKELSYNNIADSDAAWECVKTFDAPACVIIKHANPCGVAVGNDSADAYAKAFQTDPTSAFGGIIAFNREVDEAAAQAVAKQFVEVLIAPSFSDAAKQVFAAKQNVRLLEIALGDGHNAFDLKRVGGGLLVQSLDSRNVQPSELRVVTKRQPTAKEMDDLLFAWRVAKYVKSNAIVFCGNGMTLGVGAGQMSRVDSARIASIKAQNAGLTLAGSAVASDAFFPFRDGLDVVVAAGATCVIQPGGSMRDDEVIAAADEHGIAMVLTGVRHFRH; encoded by the coding sequence ATGATCAAGCAAGCGCTCATTTCCGTTTCCGACAAGACCGGCATCGTCGACTTCGCGAAGTCGCTGTCCGACCTCGGCGTCAAGCTGCTGTCGACGGGCGGCACCGCGAAACTCCTCGCCGACGCCGGCCTGCCCGTGACCGAAGTGGCTGATTACACGGGCTTCCCGGAAATGCTCGATGGGCGCGTGAAGACGCTCCACCCGAAGGTGCACGGCGGCATCCTCGCCCGCCGCGACCTGCCCGAGCACATGCAGGCGCTGGAACAGCACGGCATCCCGACGATCGACCTGCTCGTCGTGAACCTGTACCCGTTCGTCGCGACGATCGCGAAGGACGACTGCACGCTCGCCGACGCGATCGAGAACATCGACATCGGCGGCCCGACGATGCTGCGCTCGGCCGCGAAGAACCACCGCGACGTGACGGTCGTCGTCGATCCGGCCGACTACGCGGTCGTGCTCGATGAAATGAAGGCGAACGGCAACGCGGTCGGCTACGCGACCAACTTCCGCCTTGCGACGAAGGTGTTCGCGCACACCGCGCAATACGACGGCGCGATCACGAACTACCTGACGAGCCTGACCGACGAGCTGAAGCACGCGTCGCGCAGCGCGTACCCGGCCACGCTGAACCTGGCGTTCGACAAGGTGCAGGACCTGCGCTACGGCGAGAACCCGCACCAGAGCGCCGCGTTCTACCGCGACCTCGCGACGCCGGCCGGCGCGCTGGCGAACTACCGCCAGCTGCAGGGCAAGGAACTGTCGTACAACAACATCGCCGACTCCGACGCGGCGTGGGAATGCGTGAAGACGTTCGACGCGCCGGCCTGCGTGATCATCAAGCACGCGAACCCGTGCGGCGTCGCAGTCGGCAACGATTCGGCCGACGCATATGCGAAGGCATTCCAGACCGACCCGACGTCGGCATTCGGCGGCATCATCGCGTTCAACCGCGAAGTCGACGAAGCGGCTGCCCAGGCCGTCGCGAAGCAGTTCGTCGAAGTGCTGATCGCACCGTCGTTCTCCGACGCCGCGAAGCAGGTGTTCGCCGCTAAGCAGAACGTGCGCCTGCTCGAGATCGCACTCGGCGACGGCCATAACGCATTCGACCTGAAGCGCGTGGGCGGCGGCCTGCTCGTGCAGTCGCTCGATTCGCGCAACGTGCAACCGAGCGAGCTGCGCGTCGTCACGAAGCGCCAGCCCACCGCGAAGGAAATGGACGACCTGCTGTTCGCATGGCGCGTCGCGAAGTACGTGAAGTCGAACGCGATCGTGTTCTGCGGCAACGGCATGACGCTCGGCGTCGGCGCAGGCCAGATGAGCCGCGTCGATTCCGCGCGCATCGCGAGCATCAAGGCGCAGAACGCCGGCCTGACGCTGGCCGGTTCGGCAGTCGCATCGGATGCGTTCTTCCCGTTCCGCGACGGCCTCGACGTCGTCGTGGCAGCCGGCGCGACCTGCGTGATCCAGCCGGGCGGCTCGATGCGCGACGACGAAGTGATCGCGGCGGCCGACGAGCACGGCATCGCGATGGTCCTGACGGGCGTGCGCCACTTCCGTCACTGA
- a CDS encoding Fis family transcriptional regulator, whose protein sequence is MSKHNIEQCVRESLDVYFRDLDGSNPHDVYEMVMSCVEKPMLEVVLVQAGGNQSLAAEYLGINRNTLRKKLQQHGLL, encoded by the coding sequence ATGAGCAAGCACAACATCGAACAATGTGTCCGCGAGAGCCTGGACGTGTATTTCCGGGATCTAGACGGCTCCAATCCGCACGACGTCTATGAAATGGTGATGTCCTGCGTCGAAAAGCCGATGCTCGAGGTCGTGCTCGTACAGGCCGGCGGCAACCAGTCGCTCGCCGCGGAGTACCTCGGCATCAATCGCAATACGCTGCGCAAGAAGCTGCAGCAGCACGGCCTGCTGTAG
- the dusB gene encoding tRNA dihydrouridine synthase DusB, giving the protein MPVIGPHVLRNNLFVAPMAGVTDRPFRQLCKRLGAGYAVSEMVASNAQLWKSAKTMRRANHEGEVEPIAVQIAGADPAMMAEAARYNVDNGAQIIDINMGCPAKKVCNVAAGSALLQNEPLVQRIVEAVVAAVGTGPDAVPVTLKIRTGWDREHKNAITVARLAEAAGISMLTVHGRTRADLYRGDAEYDTIAAVKAAVRIPVVANGDITSPAKAKAVLDATGADALMIGRAAQGRPWLFREIDHFLQTGELLPPPRIDEIQHVMNEHLEDHYAFYGEFTGVRTARKHIGWYTRGLSGANGFRHRMNTLDSTREQLAAVNAFFEAQKALSDHLVYVDDEEENGQGESDDHNQLAA; this is encoded by the coding sequence ATGCCCGTTATCGGCCCTCACGTATTGCGTAACAACCTGTTCGTCGCCCCGATGGCCGGCGTGACGGATCGTCCGTTCCGCCAGCTCTGCAAGCGGCTGGGAGCCGGTTACGCCGTGTCCGAGATGGTCGCGTCCAACGCGCAGCTGTGGAAAAGCGCGAAGACGATGCGGCGCGCGAACCACGAAGGCGAGGTGGAACCGATTGCGGTCCAGATCGCCGGCGCCGATCCGGCGATGATGGCCGAAGCGGCCCGCTACAACGTCGACAACGGCGCGCAGATCATCGATATCAACATGGGCTGCCCGGCGAAGAAGGTCTGCAACGTCGCGGCCGGCTCCGCGCTGCTGCAGAACGAGCCGCTCGTGCAGCGCATCGTCGAGGCCGTCGTCGCGGCGGTCGGCACGGGGCCCGATGCGGTGCCCGTCACGCTGAAGATCCGCACCGGCTGGGATCGCGAGCACAAGAACGCGATCACGGTTGCGCGCCTGGCCGAAGCCGCCGGCATCTCGATGCTCACCGTGCACGGCCGCACGCGCGCCGACCTGTACCGCGGCGACGCCGAATACGACACCATCGCCGCCGTGAAGGCGGCCGTGCGGATTCCGGTGGTCGCGAACGGCGACATCACGTCGCCCGCGAAGGCGAAGGCCGTGCTCGACGCCACCGGCGCCGACGCCCTGATGATCGGTCGTGCCGCGCAAGGTCGGCCGTGGCTGTTCCGCGAAATCGATCATTTCCTGCAAACCGGCGAGCTGCTGCCCCCGCCGCGGATCGACGAGATCCAGCACGTGATGAACGAACACCTGGAAGACCACTACGCTTTCTATGGTGAATTCACGGGAGTCCGTACTGCGCGCAAGCACATCGGCTGGTACACTCGCGGCCTTTCCGGTGCCAACGGGTTCCGGCACAGGATGAACACGCTCGATTCCACCCGCGAGCAGCTCGCCGCCGTCAATGCATTCTTCGAGGCGCAAAAGGCGCTGTCGGACCACCTCGTCTACGTCGATGACGAAGAGGAAAACGGCCAGGGCGAGTCGGACGACCATAACCAGTTAGCAGCATGA
- a CDS encoding UbiH/UbiF/VisC/COQ6 family ubiquinone biosynthesis hydroxylase — MTTASSPATPDYDLAIVGAGPVGLALAGWLARRSATQHASIALIDAREPAASANDPRAIAVSHGSRVLLDTLAWPADATPIEHIHVSQRGHFGRTLIDRDEHDVAALGYVVRYGSLVQALAGAVRGTRVDWLTSTTARAPQQDADDVTLTLDGPQGERTLRARVVINAEGGLFHEQQADAGKHRRDYGQTAIVGTVTVSAPRPNVAWERFTHEGPLALLPLGGPRQAEYALVWCCTPDEAARRAALPDDAFLRELGRAFGERMGDFVAIAGRASFPLGLTAAQTLVNGRVAIVGNAAQTLHPVAGQGLNLGLRDAHTLVDTLSAQGFEATALATFNARRALDRRFTIGATDTLARLFTIDSGPLPLLRGAALTALEFVPPLKKVIARQMMFGQRN, encoded by the coding sequence ATGACGACCGCCTCCTCCCCGGCCACGCCGGACTACGATCTCGCCATCGTCGGCGCGGGCCCCGTCGGGCTCGCGCTCGCCGGCTGGCTCGCGCGCCGCAGCGCCACGCAGCACGCATCGATCGCACTGATCGATGCACGCGAACCGGCCGCCAGCGCGAACGATCCGCGCGCGATCGCCGTGTCGCACGGCAGCCGCGTGCTGCTCGACACGCTCGCGTGGCCCGCCGACGCGACGCCGATCGAACATATCCACGTGTCGCAGCGCGGCCATTTCGGCCGCACGCTGATCGACCGCGACGAGCACGACGTCGCCGCGCTCGGCTACGTCGTGCGCTACGGCTCGCTCGTGCAGGCGCTCGCGGGCGCCGTGCGCGGCACGCGCGTCGACTGGCTCACGTCGACCACCGCGCGCGCGCCGCAGCAGGATGCCGACGACGTCACGCTGACGCTCGACGGCCCGCAGGGCGAGCGCACGCTGCGCGCACGCGTCGTCATCAATGCCGAAGGCGGGCTGTTCCACGAACAGCAGGCCGACGCCGGCAAACATCGCCGCGACTACGGGCAGACCGCGATCGTCGGCACGGTCACGGTATCTGCGCCGCGCCCGAACGTCGCGTGGGAACGCTTCACGCACGAAGGCCCGCTCGCGCTGCTGCCGCTCGGCGGGCCGCGCCAGGCCGAGTACGCGCTCGTCTGGTGCTGCACGCCCGACGAAGCAGCGCGGCGCGCCGCGCTGCCCGACGATGCGTTCCTGCGCGAGCTCGGCCGCGCATTCGGCGAACGCATGGGCGACTTCGTCGCGATCGCGGGGCGCGCATCGTTCCCGCTCGGCCTGACCGCCGCGCAGACGCTCGTCAACGGCCGCGTCGCGATCGTCGGCAATGCCGCGCAGACCCTGCACCCCGTCGCGGGCCAGGGGCTCAACCTCGGGCTGCGCGATGCGCATACGCTCGTCGATACGCTGTCCGCGCAAGGCTTCGAGGCCACCGCGCTCGCCACCTTCAACGCGCGCCGCGCACTCGACCGGCGCTTCACGATCGGCGCGACCGACACGCTGGCACGCCTGTTCACGATCGACTCGGGCCCGCTCCCGCTGCTGCGCGGCGCGGCACTCACCGCGCTCGAGTTCGTGCCGCCGCTCAAGAAGGTGATCGCGCGACAGATGATGTTCGGCCAGCGCAACTGA
- a CDS encoding aminopeptidase P N-terminal domain-containing protein, translated as MNAPLDTAIAVDVYRQRRERVLAALRAAGGGVAIVPTAPEVPRNRDTDYPYRFDSYFHYLTGFSEPDAVLVLNAAAPHGAPESILFCRAKNADREIWEGFHYGPEAARDAFGFDAAFAVDVIDTEMPRLLADAGTVHYRFGASADFERRLAGWVDAVRALARTGVAAPDAMLDLTPLLDDMRLVKDEHELAIMMRAAHISALAHRRAMQACRPGIREYELEAELLYVFRKHGAQSPAYGSIVAAGANACVLHYPAGNATAQDGDLILIDAACELDGYASDITRTFPANGRFSPAQRTLYDIVLAAQQAAIDATRAGVPFEAPHDAAVRVLAQGLLDTGIIPKSRFSNVDDVIAERAYARFYMHRTGHWIGMDVHDCGDYRERLAERDGNGALPWRTLKAGMTLTIEPGLYVRAADDVPPEYWNIGIRIEDDAIVREHGCELITRGVPVAADEIEALMRAGA; from the coding sequence ATGAACGCGCCCCTCGATACCGCCATCGCCGTCGACGTCTACCGCCAGCGCCGTGAACGCGTGCTTGCCGCACTGCGTGCCGCCGGCGGCGGCGTCGCCATCGTCCCCACCGCGCCCGAAGTGCCGCGCAATCGCGATACGGACTATCCGTACCGGTTCGACAGCTACTTCCACTACCTGACAGGCTTCAGCGAGCCGGATGCCGTGCTCGTGCTGAACGCGGCCGCGCCGCACGGCGCGCCGGAGTCGATCCTGTTCTGCCGCGCCAAGAACGCCGACCGCGAAATCTGGGAAGGCTTCCATTACGGGCCCGAAGCCGCGCGCGATGCGTTCGGCTTCGACGCGGCGTTCGCGGTCGACGTGATCGATACCGAGATGCCGCGCCTGCTCGCCGACGCGGGCACCGTGCACTACCGGTTCGGTGCATCGGCCGACTTCGAGCGCCGGCTCGCGGGCTGGGTCGACGCGGTGCGCGCGCTGGCGCGCACGGGTGTCGCCGCGCCGGACGCGATGCTCGACCTCACGCCGCTGCTCGACGACATGCGGCTCGTGAAGGACGAGCACGAACTCGCGATCATGATGCGCGCCGCGCACATCTCCGCCCTTGCGCACCGCCGCGCGATGCAGGCGTGCCGCCCCGGCATCCGCGAATACGAACTCGAGGCCGAGCTGCTGTATGTGTTCCGCAAGCACGGCGCGCAGTCGCCCGCGTACGGCTCGATCGTCGCGGCCGGCGCGAACGCGTGCGTGCTGCACTACCCGGCCGGCAACGCAACCGCACAAGATGGCGACCTGATCCTGATCGACGCCGCGTGCGAACTCGACGGCTACGCGTCGGACATCACGCGCACGTTCCCGGCCAACGGGCGCTTCTCGCCCGCGCAACGCACGCTGTACGACATCGTGCTCGCCGCGCAGCAGGCCGCGATCGACGCGACGCGCGCCGGCGTGCCGTTCGAGGCGCCGCACGACGCCGCCGTGCGCGTGCTCGCGCAGGGGCTGCTCGACACCGGCATCATCCCGAAATCGCGCTTCTCGAACGTCGACGACGTGATCGCCGAGCGCGCCTACGCACGCTTCTACATGCATCGCACCGGCCACTGGATCGGCATGGACGTGCACGATTGCGGCGACTACCGCGAGCGGCTCGCCGAGCGTGACGGCAACGGCGCGCTGCCGTGGCGCACGCTGAAAGCCGGCATGACGCTGACGATCGAGCCCGGCCTGTACGTGCGCGCCGCCGACGACGTGCCGCCCGAGTACTGGAACATCGGCATCCGCATCGAGGACGACGCGATCGTGCGCGAGCACGGCTGCGAGCTGATCACGCGCGGCGTGCCCGTCGCGGCGGACGAGATCGAAGCGCTGATGCGCGCGGGCGCATGA
- a CDS encoding glutathione S-transferase family protein, producing MMKLIGSLSSPYVRKARIVLAEKKIDYKLELENVWAPETDIHASNPLGKVPCLVMEDGAAVFDSRVICEYVDTLSPVGKLIPPSGRERLEVRCWEALGDGVIDAAVAIRVEHTMRDEVQRSASWIARQQRKIDDGLVAMSQGLGGKTWCVGNHYTLADIALGCALGYLDFRMPELNWRDRHPNLDKHFAKLLQRPSFADTLPQS from the coding sequence ATGATGAAATTAATCGGTTCGCTCAGCAGCCCGTACGTCCGCAAGGCGCGGATCGTGCTGGCTGAAAAGAAGATCGACTACAAGCTGGAGCTCGAGAACGTGTGGGCGCCGGAGACGGATATTCATGCCTCGAATCCGCTCGGCAAGGTCCCGTGCCTCGTGATGGAGGATGGTGCCGCGGTGTTTGATTCCCGCGTGATCTGCGAATACGTCGATACGTTGTCGCCGGTCGGCAAGCTGATTCCGCCGTCGGGCCGCGAGCGCCTCGAGGTGCGGTGCTGGGAAGCGTTGGGCGACGGCGTGATCGACGCGGCGGTCGCGATTCGCGTCGAACATACGATGCGCGACGAGGTGCAGCGCAGCGCGAGCTGGATCGCGCGCCAGCAACGCAAGATCGACGACGGCCTCGTCGCGATGTCGCAGGGCCTCGGCGGCAAGACGTGGTGTGTCGGTAATCATTACACGCTCGCCGACATCGCACTCGGCTGCGCGCTCGGCTATCTCGACTTCCGGATGCCCGAGCTCAACTGGCGCGATCGCCACCCGAACCTCGACAAGCACTTCGCGAAGCTGCTGCAGCGGCCGTCGTTCGCCGACACGCTGCCGCAGAGCTGA
- a CDS encoding FMN-binding glutamate synthase family protein, whose amino-acid sequence MFSRRYIAMWCAVLLFVAVAALAARHTIAWLWLVIPAALVALGLYDLKQDRHAILRNYPLWGHFRFLFEFIRPEIRQYFVEDDTDEKPFSRAQRSLVYQRAKNVADNRPYGTELNVKAVAHEWISHSLAPTKLPNHDFRIRVGANRAQPYDISIFNISAMSFGSLSANAIRSLNLGAKKGGFAHDTGEGSLSKYHRENGGDIIWEIASGYFGCRNDDGTFNPDKFAKQAADPQVKMIEVKLSQGAKPGHGGVLPAAKITPEIAETRGVPMGKDCISPATHSEFSTPRGLLEFVDRLRTLSGGKPTGFKLCIGHPWEFFGIAKAMLETGIVPDFIVVDGAEGGTGAAPLEFTDHVGVPLQEGLLLVHNTLVGIGVRDRVKLGASGKIITAFDIARTLAIGADWVNSARGFMFAVGCIQAQHCHTDRCPTGVATQDPVRQRALVVPDKAERVYNFHRNTLHALQELVQAAGLAHPSELRAHHIVQRVAPHEVRLMSQLLKYLKPGALLDGNTCGFTLYDKWWPIARSDSFTLGEAVYASIE is encoded by the coding sequence ATGTTTTCCCGACGCTATATCGCGATGTGGTGCGCGGTCCTGCTGTTCGTGGCCGTCGCGGCGCTCGCCGCCCGGCACACGATCGCGTGGCTGTGGCTCGTGATCCCGGCCGCGCTCGTCGCGCTCGGCCTGTACGACCTGAAGCAGGACCGCCACGCGATCCTGCGCAACTACCCGCTCTGGGGCCACTTCCGCTTCCTGTTCGAATTCATCCGACCTGAAATCCGCCAGTATTTCGTCGAGGACGACACCGACGAAAAGCCGTTCTCGCGTGCGCAGCGCAGCCTCGTCTACCAGCGCGCGAAGAACGTCGCCGACAATCGTCCGTACGGCACCGAGCTGAACGTGAAGGCCGTCGCGCACGAATGGATCAGCCATTCGCTCGCGCCGACGAAGCTGCCGAACCACGATTTCCGCATCCGCGTCGGCGCGAACCGCGCGCAACCGTATGACATTTCGATCTTCAACATCTCGGCGATGAGCTTCGGCTCGCTGTCCGCGAACGCGATCCGCTCGCTGAACCTCGGTGCGAAGAAAGGCGGTTTCGCGCACGACACGGGCGAAGGCTCGCTGTCGAAGTACCACCGCGAAAACGGCGGCGACATCATCTGGGAAATCGCGTCCGGCTACTTCGGCTGCCGCAACGACGACGGCACCTTCAACCCCGACAAGTTCGCGAAGCAGGCCGCCGATCCGCAGGTCAAGATGATCGAGGTGAAGCTGTCGCAGGGTGCGAAGCCCGGCCACGGCGGCGTGCTGCCGGCCGCGAAGATCACGCCGGAAATCGCCGAGACGCGCGGCGTGCCGATGGGCAAGGACTGCATCTCGCCGGCGACGCACTCGGAGTTCTCGACGCCGCGCGGGCTGCTCGAATTCGTCGACCGGCTGCGCACGCTGTCGGGCGGCAAGCCGACCGGCTTCAAGCTGTGCATCGGCCATCCGTGGGAATTCTTCGGGATCGCGAAGGCGATGCTCGAGACCGGCATCGTGCCGGACTTCATCGTCGTCGACGGCGCGGAAGGCGGCACGGGCGCGGCGCCGCTCGAATTCACCGACCACGTCGGCGTGCCGCTGCAGGAAGGGCTGCTGCTCGTGCACAACACGCTCGTCGGGATCGGCGTGCGCGATCGCGTGAAGCTCGGCGCGAGCGGCAAGATCATCACCGCGTTCGACATCGCGCGTACGCTCGCGATCGGCGCGGACTGGGTGAACTCGGCGCGCGGCTTCATGTTCGCGGTCGGCTGTATCCAGGCGCAGCACTGCCACACCGATCGCTGCCCGACCGGCGTCGCGACCCAGGACCCGGTGCGCCAGCGCGCGCTCGTCGTGCCCGACAAGGCCGAGCGCGTGTACAACTTCCACCGCAATACGCTGCATGCGTTGCAGGAACTCGTGCAGGCGGCCGGCCTCGCGCACCCGTCCGAGCTGCGCGCACATCACATCGTGCAGCGGGTCGCGCCGCATGAAGTGCGGCTGATGTCGCAGTTGCTGAAGTACCTGAAACCCGGTGCGCTGCTCGACGGCAACACCTGCGGCTTTACGCTGTACGACAAGTGGTGGCCGATTGCGCGCAGCGATTCGTTCACGCTCGGCGAAGCCGTGTACGCATCGATCGAATGA
- a CDS encoding NAD(P)H-dependent oxidoreductase produces the protein MHALIVVAHPEPQSFNATLAGTAADAWRAGGHAVTVANLYGETFDPCEAPRHYADRLDPTCFDAQREQRHHWERGTLAPEIAHHVGLLKQADALILQFPLWWFGAPAILKGWMDRVFVYGGLYSSRQRHDRGVLQGRRALLSVTTGSSAAACASDGREGDTRLLLWPIMYALRYVGFDVLEPHLVHDVRGGLAGDAARRQDARLARCLVDYRARLRDWPAWPRVPFNRDEDFDDDARLKPGTLAYSPFIRPTEAGR, from the coding sequence ATGCATGCGCTGATCGTCGTTGCCCATCCCGAACCGCAGTCGTTCAACGCCACCCTCGCCGGCACGGCGGCCGACGCCTGGCGCGCGGGCGGCCATGCCGTGACGGTCGCGAACCTGTATGGCGAGACGTTCGACCCGTGCGAGGCACCGCGCCATTACGCGGATCGGCTCGACCCCACCTGCTTCGACGCGCAGCGCGAGCAGCGCCATCACTGGGAACGCGGCACGCTCGCGCCCGAGATCGCGCATCATGTCGGCCTGCTGAAGCAAGCCGATGCGCTGATCCTGCAGTTCCCGCTGTGGTGGTTCGGCGCGCCCGCGATCCTGAAGGGCTGGATGGATCGCGTGTTCGTCTACGGCGGCCTTTACAGCAGCCGGCAGCGCCACGATCGCGGCGTGCTGCAAGGGCGGCGCGCGTTGCTGAGCGTCACGACCGGCTCGTCGGCCGCCGCCTGCGCGTCCGATGGCCGTGAAGGCGATACCCGCCTGCTGCTGTGGCCGATCATGTACGCGCTGCGCTACGTCGGCTTCGACGTGCTCGAACCGCACCTGGTCCACGACGTCCGCGGCGGCCTGGCAGGCGACGCCGCGCGACGACAGGACGCGCGCCTCGCACGCTGCCTCGTCGACTACCGCGCGCGGCTGCGCGACTGGCCCGCATGGCCGCGCGTGCCGTTCAACCGCGACGAGGACTTCGACGACGACGCCAGGCTGAAACCCGGCACCCTGGCGTACAGCCCGTTCATCCGCCCGACCGAGGCCGGCCGGTAG
- a CDS encoding winged helix-turn-helix transcriptional regulator, with translation MAFPGDVYAADCSARDALALVAGKWSLLILPALAERPLRNGELLKRIGGISQKVLTQTLRELERNGLIERIAVAARRAHVEYRLTAVAGSLVETLVALDRWAERHFPELDAARERYDASVRNMR, from the coding sequence ATGGCATTTCCCGGCGACGTCTACGCGGCGGACTGCTCAGCGCGCGATGCGCTCGCGCTGGTCGCCGGCAAGTGGTCGCTGCTGATCCTGCCGGCGCTGGCCGAGCGGCCGCTGCGCAATGGCGAGCTGCTCAAGCGTATCGGCGGGATTTCCCAGAAGGTGTTGACGCAGACGCTGCGCGAGCTGGAGCGCAACGGGCTGATCGAACGCATCGCGGTGGCCGCGCGGCGCGCACACGTCGAATACCGGTTGACGGCGGTGGCGGGGTCGCTCGTGGAGACGCTCGTGGCGCTCGACCGCTGGGCCGAGCGCCATTTTCCCGAGCTGGACGCGGCGCGCGAGCGCTACGACGCGTCGGTGCGGAACATGCGGTGA
- the mnmA gene encoding tRNA 2-thiouridine(34) synthase MnmA — MSKRRVVVGMSGGVDSSVTAWLLKEQGYDVVGLFMKNWEDDDDGEYCSTRQDWIDVVSVADLIGIDVEAVNFAAEYKDRVFAEFLREYSAGRTPNPDVLCNAEIKFKAFLDHAMSLDAEMIATGHYARVRERDGRFELLKAFDHTKDQSYFLHRLNQAQLSKTMFPLGEIPKTKVREIAAQIGLPNAKKKDSTGICFIGERPFRDFLNRYLPTQPGPMKTPDGKVVGEHIGLAFYTFGQRKGIGLGGSKTGNGDPWFVAAKDIASNTLYVVQGHDHPWLLARELVAGNVSWVAGEPPAEGFACGAKTRYRQADAACAFGAATPGPAGEARFSLAFDDAQWAVTPGQSAVLYDGEICLGGGIIESALSGNTQANAAPALALAR, encoded by the coding sequence ATGAGCAAGCGCCGTGTAGTGGTGGGCATGTCGGGCGGCGTCGATTCGTCGGTGACCGCTTGGCTGCTGAAGGAGCAGGGTTACGACGTGGTCGGCCTGTTCATGAAGAACTGGGAAGACGACGACGACGGCGAATACTGCTCGACGCGCCAGGACTGGATCGACGTCGTGTCGGTGGCCGATCTGATCGGCATCGACGTGGAAGCCGTCAACTTCGCGGCCGAATACAAGGACCGCGTGTTCGCCGAATTCCTGCGCGAATATTCGGCCGGCCGCACGCCGAACCCCGACGTGCTGTGCAACGCCGAGATCAAGTTCAAGGCGTTCCTCGATCACGCGATGTCGCTCGACGCGGAAATGATCGCGACCGGCCACTATGCGCGCGTGCGCGAGCGTGACGGGCGTTTCGAACTGCTGAAGGCCTTCGATCATACGAAAGACCAGTCGTACTTCCTGCACCGGCTGAACCAGGCGCAGTTGTCGAAGACGATGTTCCCGCTCGGTGAGATCCCGAAGACGAAGGTGCGCGAGATCGCCGCGCAGATCGGGCTGCCGAACGCGAAGAAGAAGGATTCGACCGGCATCTGCTTCATCGGCGAACGGCCGTTCCGCGATTTCCTGAACCGCTATCTGCCGACCCAACCCGGCCCGATGAAGACGCCGGACGGCAAGGTCGTCGGCGAGCACATCGGTCTCGCGTTCTACACGTTCGGCCAGCGCAAGGGCATCGGCCTCGGCGGCAGCAAGACCGGCAACGGCGATCCGTGGTTCGTCGCCGCGAAGGACATCGCGTCGAACACGCTGTACGTCGTGCAGGGCCACGATCATCCGTGGCTGCTGGCGCGCGAGCTGGTCGCGGGCAACGTGAGCTGGGTCGCCGGCGAACCGCCGGCCGAAGGTTTCGCGTGCGGGGCGAAGACGCGCTACCGGCAGGCCGACGCGGCGTGCGCATTCGGCGCCGCCACGCCCGGCCCGGCAGGCGAGGCGCGCTTCTCGCTCGCGTTCGACGACGCGCAGTGGGCCGTCACGCCCGGGCAGTCGGCCGTGCTGTACGACGGCGAGATCTGCCTCGGCGGCGGGATCATCGAATCCGCGCTGTCCGGCAACACGCAGGCGAACGCAGCACCGGCCCTCGCGCTCGCCCGCTGA
- a CDS encoding NUDIX hydrolase encodes MKPEIWTPHVTVAALVEHAGRFLMIEEETSSGLRINQPAGHLEAGETLADAVIRETLEETAHPFTPDALVGVYLAHYDRPGTAGATYLRFTFCGTASEPIAGHALDDGIVRTLWMTADELRACGERHRSPAVMRCVDDYLAGRRIPLDFVHTHSVAPRPEAFERQAVNK; translated from the coding sequence ATGAAACCCGAAATCTGGACCCCGCATGTGACGGTCGCCGCGCTCGTCGAGCACGCCGGCCGCTTTCTCATGATCGAGGAAGAAACCTCGTCGGGCCTGCGCATCAACCAGCCGGCAGGCCATCTCGAAGCCGGCGAAACGCTGGCCGACGCCGTGATCCGAGAAACGCTCGAGGAAACCGCGCACCCGTTCACGCCCGACGCGCTCGTCGGCGTCTATCTCGCGCACTACGACCGCCCCGGCACCGCCGGCGCGACCTACCTGCGCTTCACGTTCTGCGGCACGGCCAGCGAGCCGATCGCGGGCCACGCGCTCGACGACGGCATCGTCCGCACGCTGTGGATGACCGCCGACGAGCTGCGCGCGTGCGGCGAGCGCCATCGCTCGCCCGCGGTGATGCGCTGCGTCGACGATTACCTCGCCGGGCGGCGCATTCCGCTCGATTTCGTGCACACGCATTCGGTCGCGCCGCGCCCCGAAGCATTCGAACGTCAGGCGGTCAACAAATGA